The Corylus avellana chromosome ca8, CavTom2PMs-1.0 genome has a segment encoding these proteins:
- the LOC132190288 gene encoding VIN3-like protein 2 isoform X1 has product MSKPEESSLATDSVFSGCALDPAKYSKLSLGEKRELVREIARWSKDASEMLRSFTRPELLEIICAEMGKERKYTGYTKAQMIEHLLKLVSQNSKRSNSFAFSPAHIGYKRKRNIETSSQLLTDLNHAPLQNNEEDRGKTLLCQNVACRATLSPEDAFCKRCSCCICHCYDDNKDPSLWLTCGSDTPDDNDPCGFSCHLECSLKHERAGILKNGFHTKLDGSFRCVSCGKINGLMRTWRKQLLIAKEARRVDVLCLRLSLAHKILLGTKLYKEVQKTVETAMETLNNEVGPLDQVCTSMARCIVNRLSCGGEVQKLCASAVVSFDSMFHRDYMEKKDSFAACQIKFEDLTPTSVIIMLEYEDHLLKNFTGCRLWHRESVMKDYPEQPTFIVLRPEKRFKIAHLHPSTEYFCKVSLFSSTGGLGILEAKWVTPASGGSFLTASEHGKAEHTIIAQNHPQVESTKSSNIKLTPPAKKLKPAINVNTSKNERLCSLPPSIDAVSPTTPHKYGGMRAAPDTVEERDYEHSVQVVKLLEHEGHIDEDFRVKFLTWFSLKATKQERRVVNVFVDALLDDPPSLAGQLIHAFMDKICCEQKPVFRHGFCFRLWH; this is encoded by the exons ATGAGCAAACCAGAAGAAAGTTCTTTAGCCACGGATTCGGTGTTCTCAG gTTGTGCACTTGATCCTGCAAAGTATAGCAAGCTAAGCTTGGGAGAGAAAAGAGAGCTTGTCCGTGAGATTGCCCGATGGTCGAAAGATGCCTCAGAGATGCTTCGTTCATTTACCCGCCCAGAGCTTCTTGAAATCATCTGTGCTGAAATGGGCAAAGAGAGAAAGTACACTGGGTATACGAAAGCTCAAATGATAGAACACCTTCTAAAGTTAGTTTCTCAGAATTCCAAGAGGAGCAATTCTTTTGCCTTTTCTCCGGCTCATATTGGATacaaaaggaaaaggaacaTAGAGACCTCATCTCAACTATTGACTGACCTAAATCATGCTCCTCTGCAAAACAACGAAGAAGACCGTGGTAAAACGCTCCTCTGTCAGAATGTTGCATGCAGAGCTACTTTAAGTCCTGAGGATGCTTTTTGCAAGAGATGTTCTTGCTGTATCTGTCATTGTTATGATGATAATAAGGATCCTAGTCTGTGGTTGACCTGTGGCTCTGATACTCCGGATGACAATGACCCGTGTGGATTTTCATGCCATCTGGAATGCTCTCTGAAGCATGAAAGAGCTGGTATTTTGAAGAATGGGTTTCATACAAAGTTGGATGGCAGCTTTCGTTGTGTTTCTTGTGGAAAAATCAATGGGCTAATGAG AACCTGGAGAAAACAGTTGTTGATTGCAAAGGAGGCCAGAAGAGTGGATGTCCTGTGTCTACGATTATCTTTGGCTCACAAGATTCTCTTGGGAACAAAACTATACAAAGAAGTACAGAAGACAGTGGAAACTGCAATGGAGACACTGAACAATGAAGTGGGGCCTCTAGATCAGGTATGCACAAGTATGGCACGCTGCATTGTCAACAGACTCTCCTGCGGTGGTGAGGTTCAGAAGTTGTGTGCTTCTGCAGTGGTATCTTTTGATTCAATGTTTCACCGTGATTATATGGAAAAGAAAGATTCATTTG CAGCTTGTCAGATCAAATTTGAAGACTTAACCCCTACCTCAGTGATCATTATGCTAGAATATGAAGATCATCTGTTAAAGAACTTCACGGGTTGCAGGCTGTGGCATCGTGAGTCTGTCATGAAGGATTATCCAGAACAACCCACTTTCATTGTACTTAGGCCAGAGAAGAGATTCAAGATTGCCCATCTCCATCCTTCAACTGAGTATTTTTGCAAGGTTTCTTTGTTTAGCAGTACAGGTGGATTGGGTATTTTGGAAGCTAAATGGGTGACACCTGCATCAGGTGGAAGCTTTCTGACAGCTTCAGAACATGGAAAGGCAGAGCACACAATAATTGCTCAAAATCATCCCCAGGTGGAGTCAACCAAGTCTAGCAACATTAAACTAACACCCCCTGCAAAAAAGCTTAAACCAGCTATCAATGTCAACACAAGCAAGAATGAGCGGCTTTGTTCGCTGCCTCCTTCCATTGATGCTGTTTCTCCTACCACGCCTCATAAATACGGTGGAATGCGGGCAGCTCCAGATACAGTGGAGGAGAGAGATTATGAACATTCCGTGCAAGTGGTCAAATTGTTAGAGCATGAAGGGCACATAGATGAAGATTTTAGAGTAAAATTTCTCACTTGGTTCAGCCTCAAAGCTACTAAGCAAGAGAGAAGGGTGGTTAATGTTTTTGTGGATGCTTTGCTTGATGACCCTCCAAGCTTAGCTGGACAGCTTATTCATGCCTTCATGGACAAGATATGCTGTGAACAAAAACCGGTTTTTCGGCATGGTTTTTGCTTTAGATTGTGGCACTAA
- the LOC132190288 gene encoding VIN3-like protein 2 isoform X2, which produces MSKPEESSLATDSVFSGCALDPAKYSKLSLGEKRELVREIARWSKDASEMLRSFTRPELLEIICAEMGKERKYTGYTKAQMIEHLLKLVSQNSKRSNSFAFSPAHIGYKRKRNIETSSQLLTDLNHAPLQNNEEDRGKTLLCQNVACRATLSPEDAFCKRCSCCICHCYDDNKDPSLWLTCGSDTPDDNDPCGFSCHLECSLKHERAGILKNGFHTKLDGSFRCVSCGKINGLMRTWRKQLLIAKEARRVDVLCLRLSLAHKILLGTKLYKEVQKTVETAMETLNNEVGPLDQVCTSMARCIVNRLSCGGEVQKLCASAVVSFDSMFHRDYMEKKDSFACQIKFEDLTPTSVIIMLEYEDHLLKNFTGCRLWHRESVMKDYPEQPTFIVLRPEKRFKIAHLHPSTEYFCKVSLFSSTGGLGILEAKWVTPASGGSFLTASEHGKAEHTIIAQNHPQVESTKSSNIKLTPPAKKLKPAINVNTSKNERLCSLPPSIDAVSPTTPHKYGGMRAAPDTVEERDYEHSVQVVKLLEHEGHIDEDFRVKFLTWFSLKATKQERRVVNVFVDALLDDPPSLAGQLIHAFMDKICCEQKPVFRHGFCFRLWH; this is translated from the exons ATGAGCAAACCAGAAGAAAGTTCTTTAGCCACGGATTCGGTGTTCTCAG gTTGTGCACTTGATCCTGCAAAGTATAGCAAGCTAAGCTTGGGAGAGAAAAGAGAGCTTGTCCGTGAGATTGCCCGATGGTCGAAAGATGCCTCAGAGATGCTTCGTTCATTTACCCGCCCAGAGCTTCTTGAAATCATCTGTGCTGAAATGGGCAAAGAGAGAAAGTACACTGGGTATACGAAAGCTCAAATGATAGAACACCTTCTAAAGTTAGTTTCTCAGAATTCCAAGAGGAGCAATTCTTTTGCCTTTTCTCCGGCTCATATTGGATacaaaaggaaaaggaacaTAGAGACCTCATCTCAACTATTGACTGACCTAAATCATGCTCCTCTGCAAAACAACGAAGAAGACCGTGGTAAAACGCTCCTCTGTCAGAATGTTGCATGCAGAGCTACTTTAAGTCCTGAGGATGCTTTTTGCAAGAGATGTTCTTGCTGTATCTGTCATTGTTATGATGATAATAAGGATCCTAGTCTGTGGTTGACCTGTGGCTCTGATACTCCGGATGACAATGACCCGTGTGGATTTTCATGCCATCTGGAATGCTCTCTGAAGCATGAAAGAGCTGGTATTTTGAAGAATGGGTTTCATACAAAGTTGGATGGCAGCTTTCGTTGTGTTTCTTGTGGAAAAATCAATGGGCTAATGAG AACCTGGAGAAAACAGTTGTTGATTGCAAAGGAGGCCAGAAGAGTGGATGTCCTGTGTCTACGATTATCTTTGGCTCACAAGATTCTCTTGGGAACAAAACTATACAAAGAAGTACAGAAGACAGTGGAAACTGCAATGGAGACACTGAACAATGAAGTGGGGCCTCTAGATCAGGTATGCACAAGTATGGCACGCTGCATTGTCAACAGACTCTCCTGCGGTGGTGAGGTTCAGAAGTTGTGTGCTTCTGCAGTGGTATCTTTTGATTCAATGTTTCACCGTGATTATATGGAAAAGAAAGATTCATTTG CTTGTCAGATCAAATTTGAAGACTTAACCCCTACCTCAGTGATCATTATGCTAGAATATGAAGATCATCTGTTAAAGAACTTCACGGGTTGCAGGCTGTGGCATCGTGAGTCTGTCATGAAGGATTATCCAGAACAACCCACTTTCATTGTACTTAGGCCAGAGAAGAGATTCAAGATTGCCCATCTCCATCCTTCAACTGAGTATTTTTGCAAGGTTTCTTTGTTTAGCAGTACAGGTGGATTGGGTATTTTGGAAGCTAAATGGGTGACACCTGCATCAGGTGGAAGCTTTCTGACAGCTTCAGAACATGGAAAGGCAGAGCACACAATAATTGCTCAAAATCATCCCCAGGTGGAGTCAACCAAGTCTAGCAACATTAAACTAACACCCCCTGCAAAAAAGCTTAAACCAGCTATCAATGTCAACACAAGCAAGAATGAGCGGCTTTGTTCGCTGCCTCCTTCCATTGATGCTGTTTCTCCTACCACGCCTCATAAATACGGTGGAATGCGGGCAGCTCCAGATACAGTGGAGGAGAGAGATTATGAACATTCCGTGCAAGTGGTCAAATTGTTAGAGCATGAAGGGCACATAGATGAAGATTTTAGAGTAAAATTTCTCACTTGGTTCAGCCTCAAAGCTACTAAGCAAGAGAGAAGGGTGGTTAATGTTTTTGTGGATGCTTTGCTTGATGACCCTCCAAGCTTAGCTGGACAGCTTATTCATGCCTTCATGGACAAGATATGCTGTGAACAAAAACCGGTTTTTCGGCATGGTTTTTGCTTTAGATTGTGGCACTAA
- the LOC132190330 gene encoding protein SICKLE isoform X2, with the protein MEESEKRRERLKAMRMQAAQAEVSNNVESSGVPGCLSNPLIETSAVQESCTPRFDFYTDPMAAFSDSRKRSNAVNQIRPDSLNSPSAGGSPTSRFSPSHPGPRNPVMSPSPAHQIQGSWQSNQTMYEAQGFSYSSGPYRSPIGMASPFSMHPRTPEAWNGPMGPTSFSSNPSRGVHLPSPGFGPRGGSQCVNTEQGRGRWVSHSPSPVSGQGLSPSPRPGRGGGHWYGSSMSPGSGQGLSPSPRPGRGGGRSYGSSMRPGLGWSSGRGQGSHTPQGAERFYNESMLEDPWKFLKPVLWRSVVAPVSRWNTSYSSKSWTGKSHSTKKARVSEASNKSSPQPSLAEYLAASFNEALNDAANT; encoded by the exons ATGGAGGAGTCAGAGAAGAGGAGAGAAAGACTGAAAGCAATGCGTATGCAAGCTGCTCAGGCTGAAGTTTCTAATAATGTTGAAAGTTCTGGGGTGCCTGGTTGCCTCTCCAATCCATTGATTGAAACCTCAGCGGTGCAGGAGTCATGCACTCCAAGGTTTGACTTTTACACAGATCCAATGGCCGCATTCTCTGATAGCAGGAAGAGGAGCAATGCTGTTAATCAGATCAGACCAGATTCTTTAAATTCTCCAAGTGCTGGTGGTTCTCCTACCTCACGGTTTTCACCATCTCATCCAG GACCAAGGAACCCTGTAATGAGTCCATCTCCCGCTCATCAAATCCAGGGCAGTTGGCAATCCAACCAGACAATGTACGAAGCACAAGGCTTTTCTTACAGCTCTGGTCCCTATAGAAGCCCAATAGGAATGGCCAGTCCTTTTTCAATGCATCCACGAACTCCTGAAGCCTGGAATGGACCCATGGGGCCAACTAGTTTTTCATCTAATCCATCTAGAGGGGTTCATCTTCCTAGTCCTGGTTTTGGACCAAGAGGAGGTAGCCAATGCGTAAATACTGAGCAAGGCAGGGGTCGATGGGTCAGCCACAGTCCAAGCCCTGTTTCAGGACAAGGACTTAGTCCTAGCCCTAGACCAGGAAGGGGTGGGGGGCACTGGTATGGCAGCAGCATGAGCCCTGGTTCAGGACAAGGGCTTAGTCCTAGCCCTAGACCAGGAAGGGGTGGGGGCCGCTCATACGGCAGCAGCATGAGACCTGGTTTAGGATGGAGTAGTGGACGAGGCCAGGGTTCTCACACTCCACAGGGGGCGGAGCGGTTTTACAATGAATCCATGTTGGAAGACCCATGGAAGTTTTTGAAACCTGTTCTATGGAGGAGCGTGGTTGCTCCTGTTAGTAGGTGGAACACCTCTTACTCATCAAAATCCTGGACTGGAAAATCTCATAGCACAAAAAAAGCAAGAGTTTCAGAAGCTTCAAATAAGTCAAGTCCTCAACCAAGCTTAGCGGAGTACTTGGCTGCCTCCTTTAATGAAGCTCTTAATGATGCAGCAAATACATGA
- the LOC132190330 gene encoding protein SICKLE isoform X1 — protein sequence MEESEKRRERLKAMRMQAAQAEVSNNVESSGVPGCLSNPLIETSAVQESCTPRFDFYTDPMAAFSDSRKRSNAVNQIRPDSLNSPSAGGSPTSRFSPSHPVGPRNPVMSPSPAHQIQGSWQSNQTMYEAQGFSYSSGPYRSPIGMASPFSMHPRTPEAWNGPMGPTSFSSNPSRGVHLPSPGFGPRGGSQCVNTEQGRGRWVSHSPSPVSGQGLSPSPRPGRGGGHWYGSSMSPGSGQGLSPSPRPGRGGGRSYGSSMRPGLGWSSGRGQGSHTPQGAERFYNESMLEDPWKFLKPVLWRSVVAPVSRWNTSYSSKSWTGKSHSTKKARVSEASNKSSPQPSLAEYLAASFNEALNDAANT from the exons ATGGAGGAGTCAGAGAAGAGGAGAGAAAGACTGAAAGCAATGCGTATGCAAGCTGCTCAGGCTGAAGTTTCTAATAATGTTGAAAGTTCTGGGGTGCCTGGTTGCCTCTCCAATCCATTGATTGAAACCTCAGCGGTGCAGGAGTCATGCACTCCAAGGTTTGACTTTTACACAGATCCAATGGCCGCATTCTCTGATAGCAGGAAGAGGAGCAATGCTGTTAATCAGATCAGACCAGATTCTTTAAATTCTCCAAGTGCTGGTGGTTCTCCTACCTCACGGTTTTCACCATCTCATCCAG TAGGACCAAGGAACCCTGTAATGAGTCCATCTCCCGCTCATCAAATCCAGGGCAGTTGGCAATCCAACCAGACAATGTACGAAGCACAAGGCTTTTCTTACAGCTCTGGTCCCTATAGAAGCCCAATAGGAATGGCCAGTCCTTTTTCAATGCATCCACGAACTCCTGAAGCCTGGAATGGACCCATGGGGCCAACTAGTTTTTCATCTAATCCATCTAGAGGGGTTCATCTTCCTAGTCCTGGTTTTGGACCAAGAGGAGGTAGCCAATGCGTAAATACTGAGCAAGGCAGGGGTCGATGGGTCAGCCACAGTCCAAGCCCTGTTTCAGGACAAGGACTTAGTCCTAGCCCTAGACCAGGAAGGGGTGGGGGGCACTGGTATGGCAGCAGCATGAGCCCTGGTTCAGGACAAGGGCTTAGTCCTAGCCCTAGACCAGGAAGGGGTGGGGGCCGCTCATACGGCAGCAGCATGAGACCTGGTTTAGGATGGAGTAGTGGACGAGGCCAGGGTTCTCACACTCCACAGGGGGCGGAGCGGTTTTACAATGAATCCATGTTGGAAGACCCATGGAAGTTTTTGAAACCTGTTCTATGGAGGAGCGTGGTTGCTCCTGTTAGTAGGTGGAACACCTCTTACTCATCAAAATCCTGGACTGGAAAATCTCATAGCACAAAAAAAGCAAGAGTTTCAGAAGCTTCAAATAAGTCAAGTCCTCAACCAAGCTTAGCGGAGTACTTGGCTGCCTCCTTTAATGAAGCTCTTAATGATGCAGCAAATACATGA